From the Chloroherpetonaceae bacterium genome, the window AAAATCCACTATCACTGCCAAAGAGTGAAGCGACCGTTCCTAAAACCTTCGCACTGGAACAAAATTATCCGAATCCGTTTAATCCAACGACCACCATTCGCTATCAATTGCCCGTTGCCAGTGATGTGAGCCTCAAAGTCTATGATGTGCTGGGCAGGGAAATTGCTACCTTAGTGCGTGCCCGTCAGGCTGCCGGCGCTTATCAAGTGCAGTGGTCTGCCGATGCAGGTCTTAGCAGCGGTGTGTATTTTTATCGCTTGCAAGCTGGAAACTTTGTTCAAACAAGGAAAATGATGCTGATTAAGTAATGTCGGCAGAACTTTGTCCTATTCACCGTGTGCCACTGGTGCTTTCGTATCGGGGTGTGAAAACTGTGCCTGACCTTCATGCTCGCCTTGAAGGGTTGCCGATGCTTTACTGCCCAATGTGTGCTGCAGAGGGCAAAGATACCGCACGTGAGTTTGAGAGCGCTCGCACCAATGCTTTTGTAGCCGGCTTGCGCCGATTGCTCGAGAAGACCGACTTTTCACCCCACTTTCACAAGCCTGAAATGACCTTCAATTTCAATCCCCACAAAGCGCGTCTGGAGCAAAGCGGCTTAGGTGAACGGAAAAGCTCACCGAGCTCTTTTCAAACGCTTGATGAAGACATTGCCAAGCGCTTAGACCTGTTTGTGCCACACAAGCCACTTTATTCGCTCGACCGCTTGATTTTAGACGACGCCACGCGCAAGGCTTTGCACGAGGTGCTTGCACTTATTGAGCAGCAGTATCTTATCTACGAGACATGGAACTTGCAATCGATTGACCGTTCTGGGCGCAAGGTTGCACTTAATTTCTACGGACTGCCCGGCACAGGCAAAACGCTTGCCGCCGAAGCCCTTGCTAATTTTCTTGGCCGAGACATCTTGATGGTCAGCTATGCAGAGCTTGAATCAAAGTATGTAGGCGAGACACCTAAGAACATCAAAGCAGCGTTTGCCAAAGCCAGTCGCACGGGTGCGGTGCTCTTTTTTGATGAAGCCGATTCCATTTTAGGTAAGCGTCTGACTAATGTGCAGCAGTCAGCCGACCATAGCGTTAATCTCACACGTAGCACCACGCTCATTGAACTTGACCGCTTCAACGGCTTGGTGATTTTTGCCTCAAATCTTGTGAGCAACTACGACACGGCTTTCCTTCGCCGAATGATTGCACACATTGAATTTCGCCTGCCTGAAAAACCGCAGCTTCGGGACATCTGGCGCGTGCATCTACCACCGCAGTTGCCTGTTGAACCAAATTTGGACTTCGATAAGCTCGCAGAAATTTCACTTGGCGCTTCAGGGGGCGAGGTTAAAAACGCTGTGCTCTTAGCTGCCGCAAAAGTTGCCACCCGTCCCAAGTCAGAGCAGGTTGTACGCTTTGCAGATTTTGCCGAAGCGATTACCTCAATTCTGGAACAAAAGCAACGGGTCTTGAATTCACATCAATCCCTTTTGCCACAATGAAACGCACTCATGCCGCTCGCTCTGCTTCGTCCGTAAACGGACACCATAGCCGCCCTTCTGCACTTGCCTCGCCGCCATCGCATCGCTCAGACCTTTCCACTGAGCCGAAACGCTCTGCCACCTATGCCCGCAAGACCAAAGAGACGGATATTACCATTTCGCTCACGCTTGATGGCGAGGGACGCTATGATATTGACACGGGCATCAATTTCCTAAACCACATGCTGGAGCTTTTCGCCAAGCACTCACGCATTGACCTTGTGCTTCGCTGCAAAGGCGATGTGCACATTGATGACCACCACACGGTAGAAGACGTAGCAATTGCACTTGGTCGTGCGCTTTCTCAAGCCTTAGGTGAAAAGGTCGGCATTGAGCGCTATGGTTACGCATACATTCCGATGGACGAGACACTGGCGCGTGCAGTCATTGACCTAAGCGGGCGTGCTTACCTTGTCTTCAATGCCAAATTTGCACGTGCAAAAATCAGCGATATGGCGACTGAAATGGTTGAGCACTTTTTCCTCTCGCTCTCCGAGCATCTGAAAGCCAATGTGCATCTGGAAGTGCTTTACGGCAAAAACACTCACCACAAAATTGAAGCACTCTTCAAAGCCTTTGCCGTTGCGCTGCGGCAAGCCGTGCGCATTTCATCTCAGCAAATTGCCTCTACAAAAGGCACGCTCAGCTAAGCCCCAAACAACTACAGCTTAGCCTCGCACTGTTGCAAGTGTCCAATGCTATGTTATATCTTTACTTGACTGACCAGTCGGTCATTACTCAACCTTAACCTTAACGCACTATGGATACTGCGGTAAAATCGCTCTCAAAGTCTCCCCGGCTGAATGTGCAAATGTGGCTTAAAGCCCTACGCGGCATTCCTCGCATCTCGAAAGAAGAGTGGGACAGTCTGGATATTATCTCTCGCTGGCTGATTGCCACCCGCTCGGCTGTGCTGGTAATGACTTTTACTTCTGCAGCAATTGGTGGACTGTTAGCATATCGCGCAGGTCAATTCGACTGGTTGCTCTGGGGCTGCGTCGTGATTGGCTTGCTTTTGGCGCATGCCGCCAACAATCTTTTCAACGACCTGATTGATTATCTCAAGGGCGTTGACCGTGGCAATTACTTTCGCGCGCAATACGGTCCTCAGCCTGTTGAGCACGGTTTGCTGACTGTGCGAGAGCAGTGGCTTTACGCTATTGTTACATTAGTGCTGGCGCTTATCCCAGGCATCTACCTTGTTAGCGTGCGCGGTGAGCTGGTGCTGCAGATGCTGCTCTTAGGCTTAATCTTTGTCATCTTCTACACTTGGCCGCTCAAATACATTGGCTTAGGTGAACTCACCGTCATCGTGGTCTGGGGGCCACTGATGATTGGCGGTGGATACTATGTTGTAACAGGCAATTGGGATTGGAATGTCGTCATTGCTGGAATGCCGTATGCTTTAGGACCGACATGCGTGCTTTTTGGCAAGCATATTGACAAGCTCGAGAGCGACAAAGCCAAAAAAATCTATACGCTGCCTGTCATCTTAGGTGAGCGCAATGCCCGCTACGCTGTACTTGGAATGGCTGTGCTGCAGTATGTTTCTGTTGTCTATCTTGTCGCAATTGGATTTTTCTCGCCTGCGATGCTCATTGTGCTCTTTTCGCTTTCGACGATGCCTGCAGTCTGGAAATTCTATCGCGCTCCGAAACCTCTCACCAAACCTGATGACTATGATGCGAACATTTGGCCGCTCTGGTTTTCTGCCGTGATTTTTATGCACAACCGTCGGTTAGGGGGTCTTTTCCTCTTAGGCTTGCTGATTGACATCGCGCTGAGAAAAGTTCTGTGATTCACTTCGCCGCTCTGTAGCAACTGCGTTATGCTCCCCAGCGGTGAAAAAAGTTAGGGCAGGTCTTCAACCTGCCCTTCGCATTGCATTCCTTTGACTTGCTCTCAAGTCAGGCTTCGGTGGGTTGGCTCTTGGCTTCTTGTTCCTTGACTTTGAGGGCAGCCTTACCCGTGCGCTCACGCAGATAGAAGAGCTTTGCGCGTCGTGCCTTGCCACGCTTGACGACCTCAATCTTTGCAACGGTCGGCGTATGCAGTGGAAAGATGCGCTCGACACCTACGCCGTGCGAAATTTTACGCACTGTAATTGTCTCCGACAGACCCTCACCGCGGCGATTGATTACTACGCCTTCATAGAGCTGAATACGCTCCTTGTCGCCTTCCACGACGCGCACATGCACGCGCACGGTATCGCCGTAGCGGAAGTC encodes:
- the hisB gene encoding imidazoleglycerol-phosphate dehydratase HisB produces the protein MKRTHAARSASSVNGHHSRPSALASPPSHRSDLSTEPKRSATYARKTKETDITISLTLDGEGRYDIDTGINFLNHMLELFAKHSRIDLVLRCKGDVHIDDHHTVEDVAIALGRALSQALGEKVGIERYGYAYIPMDETLARAVIDLSGRAYLVFNAKFARAKISDMATEMVEHFFLSLSEHLKANVHLEVLYGKNTHHKIEALFKAFAVALRQAVRISSQQIASTKGTLS
- a CDS encoding ATP-binding protein — translated: MSAELCPIHRVPLVLSYRGVKTVPDLHARLEGLPMLYCPMCAAEGKDTAREFESARTNAFVAGLRRLLEKTDFSPHFHKPEMTFNFNPHKARLEQSGLGERKSSPSSFQTLDEDIAKRLDLFVPHKPLYSLDRLILDDATRKALHEVLALIEQQYLIYETWNLQSIDRSGRKVALNFYGLPGTGKTLAAEALANFLGRDILMVSYAELESKYVGETPKNIKAAFAKASRTGAVLFFDEADSILGKRLTNVQQSADHSVNLTRSTTLIELDRFNGLVIFASNLVSNYDTAFLRRMIAHIEFRLPEKPQLRDIWRVHLPPQLPVEPNLDFDKLAEISLGASGGEVKNAVLLAAAKVATRPKSEQVVRFADFAEAITSILEQKQRVLNSHQSLLPQ
- the rplS gene encoding 50S ribosomal protein L19, producing MQNKIKLVEAGFLRNDIPDFRYGDTVRVHVRVVEGDKERIQLYEGVVINRRGEGLSETITVRKISHGVGVERIFPLHTPTVAKIEVVKRGKARRAKLFYLRERTGKAALKVKEQEAKSQPTEA
- a CDS encoding prenyltransferase; the encoded protein is MDTAVKSLSKSPRLNVQMWLKALRGIPRISKEEWDSLDIISRWLIATRSAVLVMTFTSAAIGGLLAYRAGQFDWLLWGCVVIGLLLAHAANNLFNDLIDYLKGVDRGNYFRAQYGPQPVEHGLLTVREQWLYAIVTLVLALIPGIYLVSVRGELVLQMLLLGLIFVIFYTWPLKYIGLGELTVIVVWGPLMIGGGYYVVTGNWDWNVVIAGMPYALGPTCVLFGKHIDKLESDKAKKIYTLPVILGERNARYAVLGMAVLQYVSVVYLVAIGFFSPAMLIVLFSLSTMPAVWKFYRAPKPLTKPDDYDANIWPLWFSAVIFMHNRRLGGLFLLGLLIDIALRKVL